GCCTTGAAACTCTTGTAACTCTTCGATTTCACGAAGTCTCGGTTTACCCTCATCTCGAGCATGAGACTCCGCACGTAATCAGGGTTTGTCTTGAAATAGTAGAGATAATACCAGACGAGCTTTCTTATCTTGTCCGTCGTGTCCGTAGCTCCTTCCAGATGGCGGTCGATCTCCTTGCAGAATTCCTTTGTTTTTTCGAGACCGATAGAGAAGAAAAGGTCCTGCTTATTTTTAAAATACTGGTAGATCGTCCCTTCCGCGATGCCCGCGGTCCTGGCGATTTCAGAGATATTCGCACTCTGATAGGTACTTTTACCGAATACATCT
The window above is part of the Syntrophorhabdaceae bacterium genome. Proteins encoded here:
- a CDS encoding TetR/AcrR family transcriptional regulator, which translates into the protein MIKKKLRKQQIMQAAIDVFGKSTYQSANISEIARTAGIAEGTIYQYFKNKQDLFFSIGLEKTKEFCKEIDRHLEGATDTTDKIRKLVWYYLYYFKTNPDYVRSLMLEMRVNRDFVKSKSYKSFKAFSKQVLGILEKGQKEGVIRKDVDVYLALQLLLGTLEHIVTRWLLKGEKYDLLELHEQVSELVLGGICGRAG